One region of Primulina tabacum isolate GXHZ01 chromosome 1, ASM2559414v2, whole genome shotgun sequence genomic DNA includes:
- the LOC142506249 gene encoding heptahelical transmembrane protein 4-like isoform X2, which yields MKDDVSNIVAPLMSRPITRWPFFAFMCGAMSCLLASSACHLLCCHSERLSYIMLRFDYAGISALITTSFYPLVFYSFMCYPLFCNLYIGFITILGVGTILVSLLPVFQSPEYRNFRTMLFVGMSLSGAAPILHKIILFWNQPEAVHTTVYEALMGTFYGIGTLVYATRVPERWMPGKFDIAGHSHQLFHIMVVAGAYTHYRAGLVYLRWRDLEGC from the coding sequence ATGAAGGATGACGTGTCAAACATAGTAGCACCATTGATGTCAAGGCCAATCACACGGTGGCCATTCTTCGCCTTCATGTGTGGGGCGATGTCTTGCTTGTTAGCAAGCAGTGCATGCCACTTGCTCTGTTGTCACTCCGAACGCCTATCCTACATCATGCTTAGATTTGATTATGCAGGAATATCCGCCCTTATAACAACCTCCTTTTATCCCCTTGTCTTTTATTCGTTCATGTGCTATCCTCTCTTCTGCAACCTGTACATAGGATTCATCACAATTTTGGGTGTAGGTACGATATTGGTATCCCTTCTTCCGGTTTTCCAAAGCCCTGAGTACCGTAACTTTCGAACCATGCTGTTTGTTGGGATGAGTCTATCAGGTGCAGCACCTATTCTACACAAGATCATTTTGTTCTGGAACCAGCCGGAGGCGGTCCATACAACAGTTTACGAAGCCTTGATGGGCACATTCTATGGGATCGGAACACTTGTCTATGCAACGAGAGTGCCAGAGAGGTGGATGCCGGGAAAATTCGACATTGCCGGGCATAGTCACCAACTTTTCCATATAATGGTTGTGGCTGGTGCTTATACACATTATCGTGCTGGGCTCGTTTATCTCAGATGGCGCGATCTCGAAGGATGCTGA